In Rattus norvegicus strain BN/NHsdMcwi chromosome 3, GRCr8, whole genome shotgun sequence, a genomic segment contains:
- the Tgm6 gene encoding protein-glutamine gamma-glutamyltransferase 6, with the protein MEWVRITKVDWQHSENGAAHHTQDYPCPELVVRRGQLFSLTLDLNRALDSEEALIFTVETGPHASEALHTKAIFQTAELEIGDTWTAAKEEQTENTITVSLSSPSNAVIGRYLLSARAASRRKHSDRKLGQFILLFNPWCPEDDVFLDSEEERQEYVLNDSGIIFRGVEKHIRAQGWNYGQFEEDILNICLSILDRSPSHQDDPATDVSHRHDPVYVTRIISAMVNSNNDRGVVQGQWQGKYGGGTNPLNWRGSVAILQKWFKGKYKPVKYGQCWVFAGVMCTVLRCLGIATRVVSNFNSAHDTDGNLSVDKYVDSYGRTLEDLTEDSMWNFHVWNESWFARQDLGSSYDGWQVLDATPQEESEGTFQCGPASVTAIREGDVHLAHDGPFVFAEVNADYITWLWHEDKRRERVYSDTKKIGRCISTKAVGSDSRVDITGLYKYPEGSRKERQVYGKALKKLLSVEAWGRRRRIRRASVRGIWRDDLLEPVTKPSITGKFKVLEPPVLGQDLKLALCLTNLTTRAQRVRVNVSGATILYTRKPVAEILRESHTMKLGPLEEKRIPVTISYSQYKEDLTEDKKILLAAMCLVSKGEKLLVEKDITLEDFITIKVLGPAVVGVTVAVEVLVINPLSESVKDCVLMVEGSGLLQGQLSVEVPSLKPQERALIQFNITPSKSGPRQLQVDLVSSQFPDIKGFVIIHVATAK; encoded by the exons GGGTCAGAATCACCAAGGTGGACTGGCAGcattcagaaaatggtgctgccCACCACACCCAAGACTACCCTTGCCCTGAGCTGGTGGTTCGAAGGGGCCAGTTATTCAGTCTGACCCTGGATCTGAATAGAGCCCTGGACAGCGAGGAGGCCCTCATCTTCACCGTGGAGACAG GACCCCACGCATCTGAGGCTCTCCACACCAAAGCCATATTCCAGACAGCAGAGCTAGAAATAGGGGACACCTGGACAGCTGCAAAGGAGGAACAGACAGAGAATACAATCACCGTcagcctctccagcccttccaaTGCAGTCATTGGCCGGTACCTGCTGAGTGCCAGGGCCGCTTCCCGCAGGAAACACAGTGACCGAAAGCTGGGCCAGTTCATTCTCCTGTTCAATCCCTGGTGCCCAG AGGATGATGTGTTTCTggactcagaggaggagaggcaggagtaCGTGCTTAACGACAGTGGCATCATCTTCCGAGGCGTGGAGAAGCACATCCGAGCCCAGGGCTGGAACTACGGGCAG TTTGAAGAGGACATCCTGAACATCTGCCTCTCCATCCTGGACCGAAGTCCCAGTCACCAGGATGACCCAGCCACCGACGTGTCCCACCGCCATGACCCGGTCTACGTCACCAGGATCATCAGTGCCATG GTGAACAGCAACAATGACCGTGGTGTGGTACAAGGCCAGTGGCAGGGCAAATATGGCGGTGGCACCAACCCACTGAACTGGCGTGGCAGTGTGGCCATCCTGCAGAAGTGGTTCAAGGGCAAGTACAAGCCAGTTAAATATGGTCAGTGCTGGGTCTTCGCTGGCGTCATGTGCACAG TCCTCAGGTGCCTGGGGATCGCAACCAGGGTGGTGTCCAACTTCAACTCAGCCCACGACACCGATGGCAATCTGAGTGTGGACAAATATGTGGACTCTTATGGCCGAACCCTGGAGGACCTGACAGAAGACAGCATGTG GAATTTTCACGTCTGGAACGAGAGCTGGTTTGCAcgacaggacctgggttcatccTATGATGGCTGGCAGGTTCTGGATGCCACGCCCCAAGAGGAGAGCGAAG GTACGTTCCAGTGTGGCCCTGCCTCGGTCACTGCCATCCGTGAGGGTGATGTGCATCTAGCCCACGACGGCCCCTTCGTCTTTGCCGAGGTCAATGCGGACTACATCACCTGGCTGTGGCACGAGGACAAGAGGCGGGAGCGTGTGTACTCGGACACCAAGAAGATTGGCAGGTGCATCAGTACCAAGGCGGTGGGCAGTGACTCCCGTGTGGACATCACAGGCCTCTACAAGTATCCAGAAG GGTCACGGAAGGAGAGGCAGGTGTACGGCAAAGCTTTGAAGAAACTGCTCAGCGTGGAAGCCTGGGGGAGGAGACGGCGGATCCGCAGGGCCAGTGTGCGTGGCATCTGGCGCGATGACCTCCTGGAAcctgtcaccaaacccagcatcACTGGCAAGTTCAAAGTGCTGGAGCCGCCGGTGCTCGGCCAGGACCTGAAGCTGGCTTTGTGCTTGACCAACCTCACCACCAGGGCCCAGCGGGTCCGAGTCAATGTGAGCGGGGCCACCATCCTCTATACCCGCAAGCCGGTAGCAGAGATCTTGCGGGAATCCCACACCATGAAGCTGGGGCCACTAGAAG AGAAGAGGATCCCAGTCACAATATCTTACTCTCAGTACAAAGAAGACCTGACAGAAGACAAGAAGATCCTGCTGGCTGCCATGTGCCTTGTCAGTAAAGGAGAGAAGCTCCTGGTAGAGAAGGACATCACCCTGGAGGACTTCATCACCATCAAG GTGCTGGGACCAGCGGTGGTAGGAGTAACAGTTGCTGTGGAAGTCTTGGTGATCAACCCCCTCTCGGAAAGCGTAAAGGACTGTGTGCTGATGGTAGAGGGCAGTGGCCTTCTCCAAGGACAGCTCAGTGTTGA